A stretch of Perognathus longimembris pacificus isolate PPM17 chromosome 1, ASM2315922v1, whole genome shotgun sequence DNA encodes these proteins:
- the Llph gene encoding protein LLP homolog isoform X1 → MLGGVEPVQGAVYPTEINLGPQSCLQRFVLCLCRFGLGNRVSCGNWPSERNMAKSLRSKWKRKMRAEKRKKNAPKELNRLKNILKISGDVLMKDVQEIATVVVPKHCQEKMDCAEKDDNDDMKMETEIKRNKKTLLDQHGQYPVWMNQRQRKRLKAKREKGKGKNKAKAAKGLAW, encoded by the exons ATGCTGGGCGGAGTGGAACCCGTCCAAGGAGCCGtttatcccactgagattaactTGGGCCCACAAAGTTGTTTACAACGCTTCGTGCTGTGTTTGTGTCGCTTTGGACTAGGGAACAGAGTGAGTTGTGGTAATTGGCCTTCCGAAAGG AACATGGCTAAAAGTTTACGgagtaagtggaaaaggaaaatgcgtgctgagaagaggaagaagaatgccCCAAAGGAGCTCAACAGACTTAAAAATATACTCAAAATCAGCGGTGATGTTTTAATGAAAGATGTTCAAGAAATAGCAACTGTGGTGGTACCCAAACATTGTCAAGAGAAAATGGATTGTGCGGAGAAGGATGACAATG ATGACATGAAGATGGAGActgaaattaagagaaacaaaaagactcTTTTAGACCAGCATGGACAGTACCCAGTGTGGATGAACCAGAGGCAGAGAAAACGGCTGAAGGCAAAgcgagagaaaggaaagggaaagaacaaagcaaaagcagcaaaggGTCTGGCCTGGTAG
- the Llph gene encoding protein LLP homolog isoform X2 yields MAKSLRSKWKRKMRAEKRKKNAPKELNRLKNILKISGDVLMKDVQEIATVVVPKHCQEKMDCAEKDDNDDMKMETEIKRNKKTLLDQHGQYPVWMNQRQRKRLKAKREKGKGKNKAKAAKGLAW; encoded by the exons ATGGCTAAAAGTTTACGgagtaagtggaaaaggaaaatgcgtgctgagaagaggaagaagaatgccCCAAAGGAGCTCAACAGACTTAAAAATATACTCAAAATCAGCGGTGATGTTTTAATGAAAGATGTTCAAGAAATAGCAACTGTGGTGGTACCCAAACATTGTCAAGAGAAAATGGATTGTGCGGAGAAGGATGACAATG ATGACATGAAGATGGAGActgaaattaagagaaacaaaaagactcTTTTAGACCAGCATGGACAGTACCCAGTGTGGATGAACCAGAGGCAGAGAAAACGGCTGAAGGCAAAgcgagagaaaggaaagggaaagaacaaagcaaaagcagcaaaggGTCTGGCCTGGTAG